The Stygiolobus azoricus genome window below encodes:
- a CDS encoding CDC48 family AAA ATPase, protein MSSAEFTPSKKEIILRVVEAKQKDVGRGKVRIDIDLLSQIGVSPGEVVEIEGQRKTAAIAWPLAPEDTLNEEDKYIIRMDGITRKNAGVAIGDKVIVRKASPKVATSVRLAPSNFSITVDPGFISYVKKKLKDTPLVEGDTVLIPVLGQAIPFSVIQVRPQGVVIVSDETSITISEKPFEQAKYPRVTYEDIGGMKHIIQKIRELVELPLRHPELFKRLGIEPPKGILLYGPPGVGKTLLAKAVANETEAYFTSINGPEIMSKFYGESEQRLREIFEDAKKHAPAIIFIDEIDAIAPKRDEVIGEVERRVVAQLLTLMDGLENRGNVIVIAATNRPNAIDPALRRPGRFDRELEIPLPDKQGRLEILQIHTRSMPLSKDVDLQKLADMTHGYTGADLSALVREAAMNALRRYLQMIDLSQDKIPPEILEKMEVNMDDFLKAFKDIVPSGLREIYVEVPEVHWDDIGGLEDVKEELREVVEYPLKYREAYENVGIEPPKGILLFGPPGTGKTMLAKAVATESGANFIAVRGPEVLSKWVGESEKAIREIFRKARQAAPTVIFFDEIDAIAPMRGVSVDSGVTERIVNQLLAEMDGIEKLENVVVIAATNRPDILDPALLRPGRFDRLIYVPPPDKKARLEILKVHTKNVPLAEDVTLEEIAEKTEGYTGADLSALVREATLRAIREQMSDCMKKADDNCKRGDSECREKIIKECMSGKGALVERKHFDFALRKVRPSVTQDMVQFYQNWVDKARQQLPRANVKPSTFT, encoded by the coding sequence TTGAGTAGTGCTGAATTTACTCCTTCGAAGAAGGAGATTATCTTGAGAGTTGTTGAGGCTAAGCAAAAAGACGTTGGAAGGGGAAAAGTAAGGATAGACATTGATCTATTATCACAAATAGGCGTTAGCCCCGGAGAAGTAGTCGAGATCGAAGGGCAGAGAAAGACTGCCGCAATAGCATGGCCTTTGGCCCCAGAGGATACATTGAATGAGGAAGACAAATACATCATAAGAATGGATGGTATAACGAGAAAGAACGCAGGAGTCGCAATAGGTGACAAAGTAATAGTAAGAAAGGCTAGTCCGAAGGTTGCAACAAGTGTCAGGCTAGCTCCTTCAAATTTTTCTATTACGGTTGATCCAGGTTTCATTTCTTATGTTAAGAAAAAACTTAAGGACACCCCCCTAGTTGAAGGTGACACAGTTTTAATACCAGTATTAGGGCAAGCCATTCCATTTAGTGTTATCCAAGTAAGGCCACAAGGTGTGGTAATAGTATCTGACGAGACCAGTATAACGATATCAGAAAAACCGTTCGAACAAGCGAAGTATCCGAGAGTTACTTATGAAGATATAGGAGGGATGAAACATATAATTCAGAAAATAAGGGAGCTCGTTGAGTTACCATTAAGGCATCCGGAACTATTTAAGAGACTAGGTATTGAACCGCCTAAGGGTATTTTACTGTACGGCCCACCTGGAGTAGGTAAAACACTTTTAGCAAAAGCAGTAGCTAATGAAACTGAAGCCTACTTCACATCAATAAATGGACCTGAAATAATGAGTAAGTTCTACGGTGAAAGCGAGCAAAGACTTAGGGAAATATTTGAAGATGCAAAGAAACACGCTCCAGCAATAATATTCATAGACGAGATTGACGCGATCGCGCCGAAGAGAGACGAAGTAATAGGAGAAGTGGAAAGAAGGGTAGTGGCACAATTACTCACGCTGATGGATGGTCTTGAAAATAGGGGCAATGTTATAGTTATAGCTGCAACTAACAGACCTAATGCGATAGACCCTGCTCTAAGGAGACCCGGTAGATTCGATAGAGAATTAGAGATCCCCTTACCAGATAAGCAAGGTAGACTAGAAATATTACAGATACATACGAGGAGTATGCCGTTATCTAAAGATGTCGATCTACAGAAATTAGCCGATATGACCCACGGATATACCGGAGCAGACTTATCAGCATTAGTGAGAGAAGCTGCTATGAACGCCCTAAGAAGATATTTGCAAATGATAGATTTAAGCCAAGATAAGATCCCGCCTGAAATCTTAGAAAAAATGGAAGTTAATATGGACGATTTCCTTAAGGCATTTAAAGATATAGTGCCTAGTGGTCTGAGAGAGATATATGTTGAAGTACCAGAGGTTCACTGGGACGATATAGGAGGGTTAGAAGATGTAAAAGAAGAATTGAGAGAGGTAGTAGAATACCCATTAAAGTATAGAGAGGCATACGAGAATGTAGGTATTGAACCGCCTAAGGGTATTCTTTTATTTGGCCCACCTGGGACTGGTAAAACAATGCTGGCAAAAGCAGTAGCAACAGAAAGTGGTGCAAACTTCATAGCAGTAAGAGGACCAGAAGTACTATCAAAATGGGTAGGAGAAAGCGAAAAAGCAATAAGAGAAATATTCAGAAAAGCAAGACAAGCAGCACCAACAGTAATATTCTTCGACGAAATAGACGCAATAGCACCAATGAGAGGAGTATCAGTAGATAGTGGTGTTACTGAAAGAATAGTCAACCAGCTATTAGCTGAAATGGACGGAATAGAGAAACTTGAGAATGTTGTTGTTATTGCTGCTACTAATAGGCCTGATATCTTAGACCCTGCACTACTAAGACCAGGTAGATTCGACAGACTAATCTACGTACCACCACCAGACAAAAAAGCAAGACTAGAAATACTAAAAGTACACACAAAAAACGTACCACTAGCAGAAGACGTAACATTAGAAGAGATAGCCGAAAAGACAGAAGGATATACCGGAGCAGACTTATCAGCATTAGTGAGAGAAGCTACTTTAAGAGCTATCAGGGAACAGATGTCTGATTGTATGAAAAAGGCTGATGATAACTGTAAGAGAGGAGATAGTGAGTGCAGAGAAAAGATTATAAAAGAATGTATGAGTGGAAAAGGAGCTTTAGTAGAAAGAAAGCATTTCGACTTTGCACTCAGAAAAGTGAGACCGTCAGTGACACAAGATATGGTGCAATTCTATCAGAACTGGGTAGATAAAGCCAGACAACAATTACCTAGAGCTAATGTAAAGCCAAGTACTTTCACGTGA
- the fen gene encoding flap endonuclease-1, with protein sequence MGVDLSELVEDIKRELSFGELKGKKISIDAYNALYQFLAAIRQPDGTPLMDSQGRVTSHLNGIFYRTISILEEGVIPVYVFDGKPPEQKSEELERRRKIKEEAEKKLDQLKKEGSTEARELKKYSQMSIRLTNEMAGESKKLLELMGIPTIQAPSEGEAEAAYVNSLGLTWATGSQDYDSLLFGATRLVRNLTITGKRKLPKKDVYVEIRPELIELSDLLKKLGITREQLIDIAILIGTDYDPDGVKGIGIKTAYRIIKKYGKIENAVEKGEIPKQKITFNVEEIRSLFLNPKVEKPNTDLELKDCDEKGIEELLIKQHDFSEERVKNAIERLKKAKREAKGAERQKGLDQWF encoded by the coding sequence ATAGGTGTAGACTTATCCGAGTTAGTAGAGGATATAAAGAGAGAGCTCAGCTTTGGAGAGTTGAAGGGTAAAAAAATAAGTATTGACGCGTATAATGCTCTTTACCAATTCCTCGCAGCTATTAGACAACCAGACGGAACACCTTTAATGGACTCACAAGGTAGAGTCACAAGTCACTTAAACGGAATTTTTTATAGAACTATAAGTATTTTAGAAGAAGGAGTCATTCCAGTTTACGTCTTTGATGGAAAGCCCCCTGAGCAAAAAAGCGAAGAACTGGAGAGAAGGAGAAAAATAAAAGAAGAGGCTGAGAAGAAACTAGACCAGTTAAAGAAAGAAGGAAGCACTGAAGCAAGAGAGTTAAAGAAGTATTCTCAGATGTCTATAAGGTTGACTAACGAAATGGCCGGAGAGAGTAAGAAACTCTTAGAACTGATGGGTATCCCTACAATACAAGCTCCGAGCGAAGGCGAGGCTGAAGCTGCTTATGTTAATTCTTTGGGTCTCACATGGGCAACTGGAAGCCAAGATTACGATTCTCTGCTTTTTGGAGCTACACGTTTAGTTAGAAACCTAACTATAACTGGGAAAAGAAAACTACCTAAAAAAGACGTGTACGTAGAAATTAGGCCAGAACTCATTGAGCTTTCAGATCTACTTAAGAAGTTAGGAATAACCAGAGAGCAGTTAATTGACATTGCCATACTGATAGGTACAGATTACGATCCTGATGGAGTCAAGGGCATAGGTATAAAGACAGCATATAGAATTATTAAAAAGTATGGTAAGATAGAAAATGCTGTAGAAAAAGGTGAAATACCTAAGCAAAAAATCACATTTAACGTTGAGGAAATTAGATCTCTATTTTTAAATCCAAAAGTAGAAAAGCCGAATACAGACTTGGAATTGAAAGATTGTGACGAGAAAGGAATCGAGGAACTTCTCATTAAGCAGCACGACTTTAGTGAAGAAAGAGTAAAGAACGCTATAGAAAGATTGAAGAAGGCTAAAAGAGAGGCTAAAGGTGCTGAGAGGCAAAAAGGACTCGATCAATGGTTTTGA